A stretch of Streptococcus sp. oral taxon 061 DNA encodes these proteins:
- a CDS encoding FtsW/RodA/SpoVE family cell cycle protein: protein MKRSFDSRVDYSLILPVFCLLVIGVVAIYIAVSHDYPNNVWPILGQQLAWIALGIIFSFVVMFFNTKFLWQSTPYLYGLGLALMVLPLVFYNPSLVAATGAKNWVSIGGYTLFQPSEFMKISYILMLAYVIVTFTKKYKDKARTIGLDFLLILWMIVFTIPVLVLLALQSDLGTAMVFVAIFAGLVLLSGVSWKIIIPVFVTVVSAITGFLAIFITKDGRAFMHQLGMPTYQINRILAWLNPFDYAQTTTYQQAQGQIAIGSGGIFGQGFNVSNLLIPVRESDMIFTVIAEDFGFIGSVVVVALYLLLIYRMLKITLKSNNQFYTYISTGFIMMLLFHIFENIGAVTGLLPLTGIPLPFISQGGSAIISNLIGIGLLLSMSYQTHLADEKSGRTRFKRKKVVLKKVK, encoded by the coding sequence ATGAAACGTTCATTCGACTCTAGGGTCGATTATAGTTTAATATTACCAGTGTTTTGTTTGTTGGTAATTGGAGTTGTAGCGATTTATATAGCAGTTAGTCATGACTACCCAAACAATGTTTGGCCTATACTTGGACAACAACTGGCATGGATAGCCCTAGGGATTATCTTCAGTTTTGTAGTCATGTTTTTTAACACAAAATTTTTATGGCAATCCACCCCCTATTTATATGGTCTTGGTCTAGCCTTGATGGTCTTACCCTTGGTTTTTTATAATCCAAGTTTAGTAGCTGCAACAGGTGCAAAAAACTGGGTATCAATCGGTGGTTATACACTTTTTCAACCGTCTGAATTCATGAAGATATCTTACATCTTGATGCTAGCTTATGTGATTGTAACTTTCACTAAAAAGTACAAGGACAAAGCACGTACCATCGGTTTAGATTTCCTTTTGATTCTTTGGATGATCGTTTTCACGATTCCGGTTCTAGTGTTACTAGCCTTACAAAGTGACCTTGGAACGGCAATGGTTTTTGTTGCGATCTTTGCAGGTCTTGTCTTGTTGTCAGGTGTTTCTTGGAAGATTATCATCCCAGTCTTTGTAACAGTTGTATCAGCCATTACAGGATTTTTAGCCATCTTCATTACAAAGGATGGGCGTGCCTTTATGCACCAACTTGGTATGCCGACTTATCAGATTAATCGTATCTTGGCTTGGCTCAATCCCTTTGATTATGCTCAAACGACTACCTATCAACAGGCTCAGGGTCAAATTGCCATTGGTAGCGGTGGAATTTTTGGTCAAGGCTTTAATGTGTCTAATCTCCTTATTCCAGTTCGCGAGAGTGATATGATTTTCACAGTAATTGCGGAAGATTTTGGATTTATTGGTTCAGTTGTTGTGGTTGCACTCTATCTACTGCTTATCTATCGCATGTTAAAAATCACCCTAAAATCCAATAATCAATTTTATACCTACATCTCAACTGGATTTATCATGATGCTCTTGTTCCATATCTTTGAAAATATAGGTGCGGTTACTGGTCTTCTGCCTCTGACAGGGATTCCTTTGCCCTTTATTTCTCAAGGGGGATCAGCTATTATCAGTAATCTTATTGGTATAGGTTTGCTTTTATCGATGAGCTACCAAACTCATTTAGCTGATGAAAAGAGTGGCCGAACAAGATTCAAACGTAAAAAAGTTGTACTGAAGAAAGTGAAATAA
- a CDS encoding DJ-1 family glyoxalase III, producing the protein MPKVAVILANGFEEIEALTVVDVLRRANITCHMVGFEDTVTGSHAIQVQADRVFDGNLSEYDMIVLPGGMPGSAHLRDNEQLITELQKFEKIGKKVAAICAAPIALNQAGLLEGRNFTCYDGVQEQIADGHYHKETVVVDGNIITSRGPATALAFAYYLVETLGGDAESLRNGMLYTDLFEK; encoded by the coding sequence ATGCCTAAAGTTGCAGTTATCCTAGCAAATGGCTTTGAAGAAATTGAAGCCTTGACTGTCGTAGACGTCTTGCGTCGCGCAAATATCACCTGCCATATGGTAGGATTTGAAGATACAGTGACAGGTTCACATGCCATTCAAGTTCAAGCTGATCGAGTGTTTGATGGTAATTTATCAGAGTATGACATGATTGTCCTTCCAGGAGGTATGCCTGGTTCTGCCCACTTGCGGGACAATGAACAATTGATCACTGAACTTCAAAAATTTGAGAAAATCGGTAAGAAGGTAGCAGCCATCTGTGCGGCTCCAATTGCATTGAATCAGGCAGGTCTACTAGAAGGTAGAAACTTCACCTGCTATGATGGAGTTCAAGAACAAATTGCTGACGGTCACTACCATAAAGAAACAGTAGTCGTAGATGGAAATATCATTACGAGCCGTGGGCCAGCAACTGCTTTAGCCTTTGCTTACTACCTGGTTGAAACACTGGGCGGAGATGCTGAGTCTCTAAGAAATGGCATGCTCTACACAGACCTATTTGAAAAATAA
- a CDS encoding HAD-IA family hydrolase: MKYHDYIWDLGGTLLDNYETSTAAFVETLAEFGIEQEHDSVYEALKVSTAFAIEKYAPGIENFLEKYKENEARELEHPVLFDGIPTLLENISDQGSRNFLVSHRNDQVLEILAKTEIAPYFTEVVTASSGFKRKPDPESMIYLREKYHITSGLVIGDRAIDVEAGYAAGLDAYLFENVVALKQAIDM; encoded by the coding sequence ATGAAATATCACGATTACATCTGGGATTTAGGTGGAACCCTGCTTGATAATTATGAAACTTCTACAGCAGCTTTTGTAGAAACATTAGCAGAGTTCGGGATTGAGCAGGAACACGATAGTGTTTACGAAGCTTTGAAGGTTTCGACTGCCTTTGCTATCGAAAAGTATGCTCCAGGTATTGAAAACTTTCTTGAAAAATATAAGGAAAATGAAGCCCGAGAGCTTGAACATCCAGTTTTGTTCGATGGGATTCCTACTCTTTTAGAAAATATTTCGGACCAAGGTAGCCGTAACTTCTTGGTTTCTCATAGAAACGATCAAGTATTGGAAATTCTAGCGAAAACTGAGATAGCTCCTTACTTTACAGAAGTAGTGACGGCTAGTTCAGGTTTTAAACGCAAGCCTGATCCTGAATCGATGATTTATTTACGTGAGAAGTATCATATAACGTCAGGTCTAGTCATTGGTGACCGTGCCATTGATGTAGAAGCAGGATATGCTGCAGGCTTAGATGCCTATCTCTTTGAGAACGTTGTAGCGTTAAAACAAGCAATAGACATGTAA
- the gyrB gene encoding DNA topoisomerase (ATP-hydrolyzing) subunit B gives MTEDIKNQQAQDYDASQIQVLEGLEAVRMRPGMYIGSTSKEGLHHLVWEIVDNSIDEALAGFASHIEVFIEPDDSITVVDDGRGIPVDIQEKTGRPAVETVFTVLHAGGKFGGGGYKVSGGLHGVGSSVVNALSTQLDVRVHKNGKIHYQEYRRGHVVADLEVIGDTDKTGTIVHFTPDPEIFTETTTFDFDKLNKRIQELAFLNRGLQISITDKREGLEQTKHYHYEGGIASYVEYINENKDVIFDTPIYTDGEMDDITVEVAMQYTTGYHENVMSFANNIHTHEGGTHEQGFRTALTRVINDYARKNKLLKDNEDNLTGEDVREGLTAVISVKHPNPQFEGQTKTKLGNSEVVKITNRLFSDAFSDFLLENPQIAKRIVEKGILAAKARVAAKRAREVTRKKSGLEISNLPGKLADCSSNNPAETELFIVEGDSAGGSAKSGRNREFQAILPIRGKILNVEKASMDKILANEEIRSLFTAMGTGFGAEFDVSKARYQKLVIMTDADVDGAHIRTLLLTLIYRYMKPVLEAGYVYIAQPPIYGVKVGSEIKEYIQPGADQETRLQEALARYSEGRSKPTIQRYKGLGEMDDHQLWETTMNPEHRLMARVSVDDAAEADKIFDMLMGDRVEPRREFIEENAVYSTLDV, from the coding sequence ATGACAGAAGATATTAAAAACCAACAGGCACAAGATTATGATGCTAGTCAAATTCAAGTTTTGGAAGGTCTGGAAGCTGTTCGTATGCGTCCAGGGATGTATATTGGTTCAACTTCGAAAGAGGGTCTTCACCACCTCGTCTGGGAAATCGTAGATAACTCTATCGACGAAGCCTTGGCAGGATTCGCTAGTCATATCGAGGTCTTTATTGAACCGGATGATTCAATTACAGTTGTCGATGATGGACGAGGAATTCCAGTTGATATCCAAGAAAAAACAGGACGTCCTGCCGTTGAAACTGTCTTTACTGTTCTTCACGCCGGAGGTAAATTCGGTGGTGGCGGATACAAGGTCTCTGGTGGACTCCATGGTGTAGGTTCATCCGTTGTAAATGCTCTTTCTACTCAGTTGGATGTTCGCGTTCATAAAAATGGAAAGATTCACTACCAAGAGTACCGTCGTGGACATGTTGTTGCAGACCTTGAGGTAATCGGGGATACAGATAAAACAGGAACAATTGTTCACTTTACTCCAGACCCAGAAATTTTTACTGAGACAACGACATTTGATTTCGACAAATTAAATAAACGTATTCAAGAGTTAGCTTTCTTGAATCGAGGCCTTCAAATCTCTATCACTGACAAACGTGAAGGACTTGAACAAACCAAGCATTATCACTACGAAGGTGGGATTGCGAGCTACGTTGAGTACATCAACGAAAACAAGGATGTTATCTTTGATACACCAATCTACACAGATGGTGAAATGGATGATATCACAGTTGAAGTCGCGATGCAGTACACAACTGGTTACCATGAAAATGTCATGAGTTTCGCTAACAATATTCATACCCATGAGGGTGGAACACATGAGCAAGGTTTCCGTACAGCCTTAACTCGTGTTATCAATGACTATGCTCGTAAAAACAAACTTCTAAAAGATAACGAAGATAACCTAACAGGTGAGGATGTCCGTGAAGGATTGACAGCCGTTATCTCTGTGAAGCATCCAAACCCTCAGTTTGAAGGACAAACTAAGACCAAACTTGGAAATAGTGAAGTTGTGAAGATTACCAATCGCCTCTTCAGTGATGCATTTTCTGACTTCCTTTTGGAAAACCCACAGATTGCTAAGCGCATCGTTGAAAAAGGAATCTTGGCTGCCAAAGCGCGTGTTGCTGCCAAGCGTGCGCGTGAAGTTACACGTAAGAAATCTGGTTTAGAAATTTCAAATCTTCCAGGAAAATTAGCGGACTGTTCATCAAACAATCCAGCTGAAACTGAACTTTTCATCGTCGAAGGAGACTCTGCAGGAGGTTCTGCAAAATCAGGACGCAATCGTGAGTTCCAAGCCATCTTACCAATTCGTGGTAAAATCCTTAACGTTGAAAAAGCGAGCATGGATAAGATTTTAGCTAATGAGGAGATTCGCAGTCTTTTCACAGCTATGGGAACAGGATTTGGCGCTGAGTTCGATGTTAGCAAAGCTCGCTATCAAAAACTGGTGATCATGACAGATGCCGATGTCGATGGAGCCCATATTCGTACTCTCTTGTTAACTCTGATTTATCGTTATATGAAACCCGTTCTAGAGGCAGGTTATGTTTATATCGCTCAGCCACCAATTTACGGTGTTAAAGTCGGTAGTGAGATTAAAGAATATATTCAACCTGGCGCAGACCAAGAAACTCGCCTACAAGAAGCTTTGGCTCGCTACAGCGAAGGTCGTTCAAAACCAACCATTCAACGTTATAAAGGTCTTGGAGAAATGGATGACCACCAACTTTGGGAAACTACGATGAATCCTGAACATCGCCTTATGGCCCGTGTATCAGTAGATGACGCTGCAGAAGCAGATAAGATTTTTGATATGCTCATGGGTGATCGAGTAGAACCACGTCGAGAATTTATCGAAGAAAACGCTGTTTACAGTACTCTTGACGTATAA
- the ezrA gene encoding septation ring formation regulator EzrA, translating to MSNNQLIITLIGIAVLLLIAFAVAILLRKRNESRLAALEERKEELYNLPVNDEVEVVKNMHLIGQSQIAFREWNQKWVDLSLNSFADIENNLFEAEGYNNSFRFLKAKHQIDQIESQIQLVEEDIAAIRNALSELEKQESKNSGRVLHALDLFEKLQNTVAEDPEKYGQALPEIEKQLENIQSEFSQFVTLNSSGDPVEAAGILDNAENHILALTHIVERIPAIVTKLTTELPEQLEDLEAGYRKLLDENYHFVETDIESRLQLLYEALKNNHENIRTLELDNAEYENTQIQEEINALYDIFTREIAAHKAFEKLVTTLPTYLKHLKENNQVLVKDIERLGKTYLISESDVNRVRRLQADISALNATIEEMNNAESEVSEAYSVLQERLENLQSTLKDIEDDQIGVSERLVQIEKDDINARQKANVYVNRLHTIKRYMEKRNLPGIPQKFLKLFFDASHSTEDLMAELEQAQVNIESVNRILEIATNDMNMLEEETYSIVQNATLTEQLLQYSNRYRSFDDRIQQAFQEALNIFETTFDYQASFEKISQALEVAEPGVTNRFVTSYEKTRESIRF from the coding sequence ATGTCAAATAATCAGTTGATTATTACTTTGATTGGAATTGCAGTCCTGCTTCTTATTGCTTTTGCAGTAGCAATTTTGCTACGTAAACGAAATGAGAGTAGACTTGCAGCTTTAGAAGAAAGAAAAGAAGAACTATATAACCTTCCTGTTAATGATGAGGTAGAGGTTGTAAAAAACATGCATCTGATCGGTCAAAGTCAGATTGCTTTTAGAGAATGGAACCAAAAATGGGTAGATTTGTCTCTTAACTCTTTTGCAGATATCGAGAATAACCTCTTTGAAGCTGAAGGATACAATAACTCATTCCGTTTCTTGAAAGCTAAGCACCAGATTGATCAAATTGAAAGTCAAATCCAACTTGTTGAAGAGGATATTGCAGCAATTCGTAATGCCTTGTCTGAGTTAGAAAAACAAGAGTCAAAAAATAGTGGACGTGTTCTGCATGCCCTAGATTTATTTGAGAAACTACAAAACACTGTAGCTGAAGATCCTGAAAAATATGGTCAAGCTCTTCCAGAAATTGAAAAACAATTGGAGAACATCCAATCTGAGTTTTCTCAATTTGTAACCTTGAATTCATCGGGAGATCCGGTTGAAGCAGCAGGCATTTTAGATAACGCTGAAAATCATATTTTAGCTTTGACACATATCGTTGAAAGAATTCCAGCGATTGTCACTAAGCTTACTACTGAATTGCCAGAACAACTTGAAGATTTAGAAGCTGGTTACCGCAAACTTTTAGATGAAAACTACCATTTTGTAGAAACTGATATCGAATCTCGTCTTCAACTTCTCTATGAAGCCTTGAAGAATAATCACGAAAATATCCGTACATTGGAGTTGGATAATGCAGAGTATGAAAATACTCAAATCCAAGAAGAAATAAATGCACTTTATGATATTTTCACTCGTGAAATTGCAGCCCATAAAGCTTTTGAGAAATTGGTAACTACCCTTCCTACCTATCTTAAACACTTGAAAGAAAACAATCAGGTACTAGTTAAAGATATCGAACGTCTTGGGAAAACCTATTTGATTTCAGAAAGCGATGTGAATCGAGTTCGTCGTCTTCAAGCTGATATCTCAGCCTTGAATGCTACTATTGAAGAAATGAATAATGCAGAGTCAGAAGTTTCAGAAGCATATTCTGTCTTACAAGAACGTTTGGAAAATCTCCAATCTACATTAAAAGATATTGAAGATGACCAAATCGGTGTTAGTGAGCGTCTCGTTCAAATTGAAAAAGATGACATCAATGCTCGTCAAAAAGCAAATGTATATGTCAACCGTCTGCATACGATTAAACGCTACATGGAGAAGAGAAATCTTCCAGGAATTCCTCAAAAATTCTTGAAACTCTTCTTTGATGCAAGTCACAGTACAGAAGACTTGATGGCTGAGTTGGAACAAGCGCAAGTGAATATCGAATCTGTGAATCGCATCCTTGAGATTGCGACAAATGATATGAATATGTTGGAAGAAGAAACATACAGTATTGTTCAAAATGCAACATTGACAGAACAATTGCTTCAATATTCTAACCGTTATAGATCATTTGATGATCGTATTCAACAAGCTTTCCAAGAAGCTTTGAATATCTTTGAAACAACATTCGATTACCAAGCATCTTTCGAAAAAATCTCTCAAGCATTAGAAGTTGCTGAGCCTGGTGTTACAAATCGCTTTGTTACTTCATATGAAAAAACAAGAGAAAGTATCCGTTTCTAA
- the pgdA gene encoding peptidoglycan-N-acetylglucosamine deacetylase PgdA produces the protein MTRNRKRRKTVEDKKQRNLWIIVALLFFTMVALQGIITYKVTNKKVFEEKIEALKKEKDDSYSQGSQKDHFRKGQAEIITYYPMTGDKVITSVQDIIVKDITDKVEDKEHLIFYYSEKDSSSIKGVESHLVKKQAYDLSDSTVVELENTSLDQLYLKEDGTLFTLDQLFTDASKAKEKFLEDIKSTLLDKKIEQTLVDQVIADFTASDLSSWKFAYKDSQLVLYPIKATNNVEEIALPISDFFDVIQSSYLTEKDAELYKKAQAEKNKKVVALTFDDGPDGNTTPQTLDILAKYKIKATFFVQGKNIAGNESILKRMQSEGHEVGNHSWNHPVLTKLSLEDAKKQITDTESAITSVLGTSSKLMRPPYGAVSDDIRNSLDLSFIMWDVDSLDWKSKNEAAILTEIQRQATNGSIILMHDIHQTSVNSLPKVIEYLQGQGYSFVTVSELLGNHVKPHEIYYSRNQ, from the coding sequence ATGACAAGAAATAGAAAAAGACGTAAAACAGTTGAAGACAAGAAGCAAAGAAATTTATGGATAATAGTGGCTTTGCTTTTTTTTACAATGGTGGCTTTGCAAGGCATCATAACTTATAAGGTAACAAATAAAAAAGTTTTTGAGGAAAAAATTGAAGCACTGAAAAAGGAAAAAGATGATTCCTATTCACAAGGAAGTCAGAAAGATCATTTTCGTAAGGGGCAGGCAGAAATCATCACCTACTATCCTATGACGGGGGACAAGGTCATTACCTCTGTTCAGGATATCATTGTAAAAGATATTACGGATAAGGTAGAAGATAAAGAACATTTGATTTTTTACTACTCTGAAAAAGATTCTTCCTCTATCAAAGGTGTGGAGAGCCATCTTGTAAAAAAACAGGCCTATGATTTGAGTGATTCTACTGTTGTGGAATTAGAAAATACATCGTTAGATCAGCTTTATCTTAAGGAAGATGGGACCCTGTTTACATTAGATCAGCTCTTTACAGATGCTAGCAAAGCTAAGGAAAAGTTTCTTGAGGATATCAAGTCAACACTTCTTGATAAAAAGATTGAGCAAACACTTGTTGATCAAGTAATAGCCGATTTTACAGCTAGCGATTTATCATCTTGGAAGTTTGCATACAAAGATAGTCAATTGGTTCTTTATCCAATCAAAGCAACCAATAATGTAGAAGAAATAGCTTTGCCTATTTCAGACTTCTTTGATGTTATCCAATCGTCCTATCTAACTGAAAAGGATGCAGAACTTTATAAGAAGGCTCAGGCTGAGAAAAATAAAAAAGTAGTAGCTCTTACCTTTGACGATGGACCGGATGGAAATACAACTCCACAAACTTTAGATATTCTAGCCAAGTACAAGATAAAAGCTACCTTCTTTGTACAAGGAAAGAATATTGCAGGTAATGAGTCGATTCTTAAACGTATGCAGTCTGAAGGTCATGAAGTTGGAAACCATAGTTGGAATCACCCGGTTTTAACAAAACTGTCATTGGAAGACGCTAAGAAACAAATTACGGATACAGAATCAGCAATTACTAGTGTACTTGGAACAAGTTCAAAATTGATGCGACCTCCATATGGTGCTGTTTCAGATGATATCCGAAACAGCCTGGATTTGAGCTTTATTATGTGGGATGTTGATAGTTTGGACTGGAAGAGCAAGAATGAGGCTGCTATTTTAACTGAGATTCAACGTCAAGCGACAAATGGATCTATCATCCTCATGCATGATATCCATCAAACATCCGTTAACTCATTGCCAAAAGTTATTGAGTATCTGCAAGGACAAGGATATAGCTTTGTTACAGTATCTGAATTGCTAGGTAACCATGTGAAACCACATGAGATTTACTATTCACGGAATCAGTAG
- the infC gene encoding translation initiation factor IF-3, producing the protein MKTIAKQDLFINDEIRVREVRLIGLEGEQLGIKPLSEAQALADEANVDLVLIQPQAKPPVAKIMDYGKFKFEYQKKQKEQRKKQSVVTVKEVRLSPVIDKGDFETKLRNARKFLEKGNKVKVSIRFKGRMITHKEIGAKVLADFAEATQDIAIIEQRAKMDGRQMFMQLAPATDKK; encoded by the coding sequence GTGAAAACCATAGCAAAGCAAGACTTATTCATCAATGATGAAATTCGTGTACGCGAAGTTCGCTTAATCGGTCTTGAAGGTGAGCAATTGGGTATCAAACCACTAAGCGAAGCGCAAGCACTTGCGGATGAAGCTAACGTGGACTTGGTTCTCATTCAGCCTCAAGCTAAACCTCCTGTTGCGAAAATTATGGACTACGGTAAGTTCAAATTTGAGTACCAGAAGAAACAAAAAGAACAACGCAAAAAACAAAGCGTTGTGACCGTGAAAGAAGTTCGTTTGAGCCCAGTTATCGACAAGGGTGACTTCGAAACTAAACTTCGCAATGCTCGTAAGTTCCTTGAAAAAGGAAACAAAGTAAAGGTATCTATTCGCTTTAAGGGACGTATGATTACCCATAAAGAAATTGGTGCAAAAGTTTTAGCAGACTTCGCTGAAGCAACTCAAGATATTGCTATCATCGAACAACGTGCTAAAATGGATGGTCGTCAAATGTTTATGCAGTTGGCACCAGCAACTGACAAGAAATAA
- the rpmI gene encoding 50S ribosomal protein L35 produces MPKQKTHRASAKRFKRTGSGGLKRFRAYTSHRFHGKTKKQRRHLRKASMVHAGDFKRIKAMLTRLK; encoded by the coding sequence ATGCCAAAACAAAAAACACACCGCGCATCAGCTAAACGTTTCAAACGTACAGGTTCTGGTGGACTTAAACGTTTCCGTGCTTATACATCTCACCGTTTCCACGGAAAAACTAAAAAACAACGTCGTCATCTTCGTAAAGCATCTATGGTGCATGCAGGAGATTTCAAACGTATCAAAGCAATGCTTACTCGCTTGAAATAA
- the rplT gene encoding 50S ribosomal protein L20: protein MARVKGGVVSRKRRKRILKLAKGYYGAKHILFRTAKEQVMNSYYYAYRDRRQKKRDFRKLWITRINAAARMNGLSYSQLMHGLKLAEIEVNRKMLADLAVNDAAAFTALADAAKAKLGK from the coding sequence ATGGCACGTGTTAAAGGTGGCGTTGTATCACGCAAACGTCGTAAACGTATTCTTAAATTAGCTAAAGGTTACTATGGAGCTAAACACATCTTGTTCCGTACTGCAAAAGAACAAGTAATGAACTCTTACTACTATGCATACCGTGACCGTCGTCAAAAGAAACGTGACTTCCGCAAATTGTGGATCACACGTATCAATGCGGCAGCTCGTATGAACGGACTTTCATACTCACAATTGATGCATGGTTTGAAATTGGCTGAGATCGAAGTTAACCGTAAAATGCTTGCTGACTTGGCTGTCAACGATGCAGCAGCTTTCACAGCTCTTGCAGATGCAGCTAAAGCAAAACTTGGTAAATAA
- a CDS encoding VOC family protein: MASKMLHTCLRVENLEKSIAFYQDAFGFKELRRKDFPDYAFTIVYLGLDGDDYELELTYNYDHGPYVVGDGFAHIALSTPDLEALHKEHSEKGYEVTEPKGLPGAQPNYYFIKDPDGYKVEVIREK; the protein is encoded by the coding sequence ATGGCTTCAAAAATGTTACATACTTGCTTGCGAGTAGAAAATCTTGAAAAATCAATTGCTTTTTACCAAGATGCTTTTGGATTTAAGGAATTACGTCGCAAGGATTTTCCAGACTATGCTTTTACGATTGTTTATCTAGGTCTTGACGGTGACGATTATGAATTGGAGTTGACTTACAACTATGATCATGGGCCTTATGTTGTGGGTGACGGCTTTGCTCACATCGCTCTAAGTACACCTGACCTTGAAGCTCTTCACAAAGAACATAGCGAAAAAGGTTATGAAGTAACGGAACCTAAAGGGCTTCCAGGTGCTCAACCAAACTATTACTTTATCAAAGATCCAGATGGATACAAGGTAGAAGTGATTCGTGAAAAATAA